In Nocardioides marinus, one DNA window encodes the following:
- a CDS encoding cellulase family glycosylhydrolase gives MLHLHRVLAAAVGGTLLLGGVQAVATSLPPDTPSPAVTPGGGDGAERRTDGYRAVPARRVELTRTARTLRVRAVRPGRARVHVPPGEALTGLPTGTPVDGSAWFRARRGDHVAAVVVREHVGDELVQRQVSRVRLSRGEWTEVRTPLTTDEAGSRLTVVVAADATGGTVDVRIRDVDLGVTGAVTPLEEPTVPAEPEEPTVPAEPDEPTVPAEPDEPTVPAEPEEPVATEPGGAGVLTNGCTYTKRGIPACGAYLGATYGGNSDPAVLEGQLGRRLGVRRTFYTGSGVSSAVRNATADLAAGRLPWISFKLPHSWEQMAAGAGDAWAKDLATRLSRLDGPVWVAFHHEPEGDGDIDAWRRMQERLAPLVRSAAPNVAYTVVLTGWNQFFGKAEYSLANLWPRDTKVDVAGFDLYNEYGVRKNGSTITRWPDFDTEYFAKIQQWADARGIAWGMAEWAYTDEGHRYDKDWIEKTYHQMVARGGVAAAYFDTELNAYGSWLLGTDSKRADLAAGLRGSAALPLP, from the coding sequence ATGTTGCACCTCCACCGCGTCCTGGCCGCTGCAGTCGGCGGGACGCTCCTGCTCGGCGGCGTCCAGGCCGTCGCGACCTCGCTCCCGCCCGACACCCCGAGCCCGGCGGTCACGCCGGGCGGTGGTGACGGCGCCGAGCGCAGGACCGACGGCTACCGCGCCGTCCCGGCACGCCGGGTCGAGCTCACCAGGACCGCCCGTACCCTCCGGGTGCGCGCCGTCCGCCCCGGTCGCGCTCGCGTCCACGTCCCGCCCGGCGAGGCCCTGACGGGGTTGCCGACCGGGACCCCGGTCGACGGCAGCGCCTGGTTCCGAGCCCGGCGCGGGGACCACGTCGCCGCGGTCGTCGTGCGCGAGCACGTCGGCGACGAGCTGGTGCAGCGGCAGGTGAGCCGGGTCCGCCTCTCCCGCGGCGAGTGGACCGAGGTGCGGACCCCGCTGACGACCGACGAGGCGGGCTCGAGGCTCACCGTCGTCGTCGCGGCCGACGCGACGGGCGGGACCGTCGACGTGCGCATCCGCGACGTGGACCTGGGCGTCACCGGGGCGGTGACCCCGCTCGAGGAGCCGACGGTGCCGGCCGAGCCCGAGGAGCCGACGGTGCCGGCCGAGCCCGACGAGCCGACCGTGCCGGCCGAGCCCGACGAGCCGACCGTGCCGGCCGAGCCCGAGGAGCCCGTGGCGACCGAGCCCGGGGGCGCCGGGGTGCTGACCAACGGCTGCACGTACACCAAACGGGGTATCCCGGCTTGCGGCGCCTACCTGGGCGCCACCTACGGCGGGAACTCCGACCCCGCGGTGCTGGAGGGGCAGCTGGGGCGCCGGCTCGGCGTCCGGCGCACCTTCTACACCGGCAGCGGCGTCAGCTCCGCGGTGCGCAACGCCACCGCGGACCTGGCCGCGGGGCGGCTGCCCTGGATCAGCTTCAAGCTGCCCCACTCCTGGGAGCAGATGGCCGCCGGCGCCGGGGACGCCTGGGCGAAGGACCTCGCCACCCGGCTGAGCCGGCTCGACGGCCCGGTCTGGGTCGCCTTCCACCACGAGCCCGAGGGCGACGGTGACATCGACGCCTGGCGCAGGATGCAGGAGCGGCTCGCGCCGCTCGTGCGCTCCGCGGCGCCGAACGTCGCCTACACCGTGGTGCTGACCGGCTGGAACCAGTTCTTCGGCAAGGCCGAGTACAGCCTGGCGAACCTGTGGCCGCGGGACACCAAGGTCGACGTCGCCGGCTTCGACCTCTACAACGAGTACGGCGTGCGCAAGAACGGCTCCACGATCACGCGCTGGCCGGACTTCGACACCGAGTACTTCGCCAAGATCCAGCAGTGGGCCGACGCCCGCGGCATCGCCTGGGGCATGGCCGAGTGGGCCTACACCGACGAGGGCCACCGCTACGACAAGGACTGGATCGAGAAGACCTACCACCAGATGGTCGCCCGCGGTGGCGTCGCGGCGGCCTACTTCGACACCGAGCTGAACGCCTACGGCTCGTGGCTGCTCGGCACCGACAGCAAGCGGGCCGACCTCGCGGCCGGGCTGCGGGGCTCCGCGGCGCTGCCCCTGCCCTGA